The following proteins are encoded in a genomic region of Lemur catta isolate mLemCat1 chromosome 10, mLemCat1.pri, whole genome shotgun sequence:
- the NDUFA8 gene encoding NADH dehydrogenase [ubiquinone] 1 alpha subcomplex subunit 8: MPGIVELPTLEELKVQEVKVSSAVLKAAAHHYGAQCDKPNKEFMLCRWEEKDPRRCLDEGKLVNQCALEFFRQIKRHCAEPFTEYWTCIDYSGQQLFRHCRKQQAKFDECVLDKLGWVRPDLGELSKVTKVKTDRPLPENPYHSRPRPEPNPEIKEDLKPARYGSRFFFWTK, from the exons GTGAAAGTCAGTTCTGCTGTGCTTAAAGCTGCAGCCCATCACTATGGAGCTCAGTGTGACAAGCCCAACAAGGAGTTCATGCTCTGCCGCTGGGAAGAGAAGGATCCGAGGCGGTGTTTAGACGAAGGCAAGCTGGTTAACCAGTGTGCTTTGGAATTCTTTAG GCAGATAAAGCGTCACTGTGCAGAGCCTTTTACAGAATATTGGACCTGCATCGATTATTCCGGCCAGCAGTTATTTCGTCACTGTCGCAAACAGCAGGCAAAGTTTGACGAGTGTGTGCTGGACAAACTGGGCTGGGTGCGGCCTGACTTGGGAGAACTGTCAAAG gtCACCAAAGTGAAAACAGACCGACCTTTACCAGAGAATCCCTATCACTCAAGACCGAGACCAGAGCCCAACCCTGAGATCAAGGAAGATCTGAAGCCTGCCAGATATGGCAGCCGCTTTTTTTTCTGGACCAAGTGA